One window from the genome of Cricetulus griseus strain 17A/GY chromosome 2, alternate assembly CriGri-PICRH-1.0, whole genome shotgun sequence encodes:
- the Ermap gene encoding erythroid membrane-associated protein isoform X2, with amino-acid sequence MERPPSTSGSWLLGCLLTLAFLQLPAPVSGDADKYYHVPLGGTAELSCPLLLWPGMVLSEVRWQHLPHTQAVHVLRDGQDSDEDLMPEYKGRTKLVRDTHKGSYTLHISNVRLEDRGLYQCQFRVGNQSQEGNVTLQVAVLGSDPFIHVKSYDAGWIQLVCQSMGWFPKPWTEWRDTEGRVLQSLTEAHSLDETALFQTAVSSRVRDNAVGNVSCTVRNEVLGQEKTTIMVIGAPAPGSLSSPAVALSVVLPILGLLILLGIWLICKQKRSKEKLLYEQVMEVENLLEDHAKEKGRLHKALKKLRSELKLKRAAANAGWRRARLHFVVVTLDPDTAHPKLILSEDRRCVRLGDKKRPVPDNPQRFDFVVSVLGSESFTTGCHYWEVYVGEKTKWILGVCSESVSRKGKVTASPANGHWLVRQSRRNEYEALTSPQTSFRLKESPKCVGVFLDYEAGVISFYNVTDKSHIFTFTHSFSSPLRPFFEPCLHDEGRNTAPLIICTELQKSDESIVTKQEGKSQANGDVSLTVNPSLLSPQGSKLFPVNDTWPSNLGPALQGFKAPSL; translated from the exons ATGGAGAGACCACCAAGTACCTCCGGCTCCTGGCTTCTCGGCTGCCTCCTCACTCTAGCCTTCCTCCAGCTGCCTGCTCCAGTGTCAG GGGATGCTGACAAGTACTACCACGTCCCACTCGGAGGCACAGCGGAGCTGTCCTGCCCCCTTTTGCTCTGGCCGGGCATGGTGCTCAGCGAGGTAAGGTGGCAACACCTGCCTCACACCCAGGCTGTCCACGTGCTCCGGGACGGGCAGGACAGTGATGAAGATCTGATGCCGGAATATAAGGGCAGGACGAAGCTGGTGAGAGATACTCACAAGGGAAGTTACACTCTGCACATCAGTAATGTTAGGCTCGAGGACCGAGGGCTGTATCAGTGCCAGTTCCGAGTCGGAAACCAGAGTCAAGAAGGCAACGTGACCCTGCAAGTGGCAG TTTTAGGTTCTGATCCCTTCATCCACGTGAAGAGCTATGATGCTGGGTGGATCCAGCTGGTGTGCCAGTCAATGGGATGGTTCCCAAAGCCCTGGACCGAGTGGAGAGACACTGAGGGTAGAGTGCTTCAGTCCCTAACGGAGGCCCACTCCCTGGATGAAACTGCACTATTCCAAACAGCAGTGTCCAGCAGAGTCAGGGACAACGCTGTGGGAAATGTGTCCTGCACTGTTCGTAATGAGGTCCTTGGCCAAGAGAAGACCACAATCATGGTTATTGGAG CCCCAGCTCCCGGAAGTCTGTCCTCTCCAGCCGTGGCTCTCTCTGTGGTCTTGCCTATCTTGGGGCTCCTCATCCTTCTTGGCATTTGGCTCATCTGTAAACAAAAAAGATCAAAAG aGAAGCTTCTCTATGAACAGGTGATGGAGGTAG AAAATCTTCTGGAAGACCATGCCAAAGAAAAAG GAAGACTCCACAAAGCCCTCA AGAAACTCCGGAGTGAACTAA AGTTGAAAAGAGCAGCAGCCAATGCAG GCTGGAGAAGAGCCCGACTGCATTTTG TGGTGGTGACCTTGGACCCTGACACAGCACATCCCAAACTCATCCTGTCTGAGGATCGGAGATGTGTGAGGCTGGGCGACAAAAAGCGGCCTGTTCCTGACAACCCTCAGAGGTTTGATTTTGTGGTCAGCGTCCTCGGCTCTGAGTCCTTCACAACTGGCTGTCACTACTGGGAAGTATACGTGGGTGAGAAGACCAAATGGATCCTTGGAGTGTGTAGCGAGTCTGTGAGCAGGAAAGGGAAGGTCACAGCCTCACCTGCCAACGGCCACTGGCTTGTGCGACAGAGCCGTAGGAATGAGTATGAAGCTCTCACGTCCCCGCAGACCTCCTTCCGTCTGAAGGAGTCCCCAAAGTGTGTGGGGGTTTTCTTGGACTATGAAGCAGGGGTCATCTCCTTCTACAATGTCACCGACAAGTCCCACATCTTCACCTTCACCCACAGCTTCTCGAGCCCCCTTCGCCCTTTCTTTGAACCTTGTCTTCATGATGAGGGGAGAAACACAGCACCTCTAATCATTTGTACTGAACTACAGAAGTCAGATGAATCGATTGTCAccaaacaagaaggaaaaagccAAGCTAATGGAGATGTGTCCCTGACGGTGAATCCATCCTTACTGTCTCCTCAGGGTTCTAAGCTTTTCCCAGTCAATGATACCTGGCCCTCTAACCTTGGCCCTGCCCTGCAGGGGTTCAAGGCTCCTTCTTTGTAG
- the Ermap gene encoding erythroid membrane-associated protein isoform X1: MERPPSTSGSWLLGCLLTLAFLQLPAPVSGHAGDADKYYHVPLGGTAELSCPLLLWPGMVLSEVRWQHLPHTQAVHVLRDGQDSDEDLMPEYKGRTKLVRDTHKGSYTLHISNVRLEDRGLYQCQFRVGNQSQEGNVTLQVAAPAPGSLSSPAVALSVVLPILGLLILLGIWLICKQKRSKEKLLYEQVMEVENLLEDHAKEKGRLHKALKKLRSELKLKRAAANAGWRRARLHFVVVTLDPDTAHPKLILSEDRRCVRLGDKKRPVPDNPQRFDFVVSVLGSESFTTGCHYWEVYVGEKTKWILGVCSESVSRKGKVTASPANGHWLVRQSRRNEYEALTSPQTSFRLKESPKCVGVFLDYEAGVISFYNVTDKSHIFTFTHSFSSPLRPFFEPCLHDEGRNTAPLIICTELQKSDESIVTKQEGKSQANGDVSLTVNPSLLSPQGSKLFPVNDTWPSNLGPALQGFKAPSL; encoded by the exons ATGGAGAGACCACCAAGTACCTCCGGCTCCTGGCTTCTCGGCTGCCTCCTCACTCTAGCCTTCCTCCAGCTGCCTGCTCCAGTGTCAG GTCATGCAGGGGATGCTGACAAGTACTACCACGTCCCACTCGGAGGCACAGCGGAGCTGTCCTGCCCCCTTTTGCTCTGGCCGGGCATGGTGCTCAGCGAGGTAAGGTGGCAACACCTGCCTCACACCCAGGCTGTCCACGTGCTCCGGGACGGGCAGGACAGTGATGAAGATCTGATGCCGGAATATAAGGGCAGGACGAAGCTGGTGAGAGATACTCACAAGGGAAGTTACACTCTGCACATCAGTAATGTTAGGCTCGAGGACCGAGGGCTGTATCAGTGCCAGTTCCGAGTCGGAAACCAGAGTCAAGAAGGCAACGTGACCCTGCAAGTGGCAG CCCCAGCTCCCGGAAGTCTGTCCTCTCCAGCCGTGGCTCTCTCTGTGGTCTTGCCTATCTTGGGGCTCCTCATCCTTCTTGGCATTTGGCTCATCTGTAAACAAAAAAGATCAAAAG aGAAGCTTCTCTATGAACAGGTGATGGAGGTAG AAAATCTTCTGGAAGACCATGCCAAAGAAAAAG GAAGACTCCACAAAGCCCTCA AGAAACTCCGGAGTGAACTAA AGTTGAAAAGAGCAGCAGCCAATGCAG GCTGGAGAAGAGCCCGACTGCATTTTG TGGTGGTGACCTTGGACCCTGACACAGCACATCCCAAACTCATCCTGTCTGAGGATCGGAGATGTGTGAGGCTGGGCGACAAAAAGCGGCCTGTTCCTGACAACCCTCAGAGGTTTGATTTTGTGGTCAGCGTCCTCGGCTCTGAGTCCTTCACAACTGGCTGTCACTACTGGGAAGTATACGTGGGTGAGAAGACCAAATGGATCCTTGGAGTGTGTAGCGAGTCTGTGAGCAGGAAAGGGAAGGTCACAGCCTCACCTGCCAACGGCCACTGGCTTGTGCGACAGAGCCGTAGGAATGAGTATGAAGCTCTCACGTCCCCGCAGACCTCCTTCCGTCTGAAGGAGTCCCCAAAGTGTGTGGGGGTTTTCTTGGACTATGAAGCAGGGGTCATCTCCTTCTACAATGTCACCGACAAGTCCCACATCTTCACCTTCACCCACAGCTTCTCGAGCCCCCTTCGCCCTTTCTTTGAACCTTGTCTTCATGATGAGGGGAGAAACACAGCACCTCTAATCATTTGTACTGAACTACAGAAGTCAGATGAATCGATTGTCAccaaacaagaaggaaaaagccAAGCTAATGGAGATGTGTCCCTGACGGTGAATCCATCCTTACTGTCTCCTCAGGGTTCTAAGCTTTTCCCAGTCAATGATACCTGGCCCTCTAACCTTGGCCCTGCCCTGCAGGGGTTCAAGGCTCCTTCTTTGTAG
- the LOC113833838 gene encoding small vasohibin-binding protein isoform X2: MDPPARKEKSKVKEPAFRVEKTKQKSAQQELKQRQRAEIYALNRVMTELEQQQFDEFCKQMQPPGE, from the exons ATGGATCCACCTGCCCggaaagaaaaatccaaagtTAAAGAACCTGCCTTCAGAGTGGAGAAGACTAAGCAGAAATCTGCccagcaggagctgaagcaaagACAAAGAGCAGAG ATCTACGCTCTCAACAGAGTCATGACGGAGCTGGAGCAGCAGCAGTTTGATGAGTTCTGTAAGCAAATGCAGCCACCTGGAGAGTGA
- the LOC113833838 gene encoding small vasohibin-binding protein isoform X1 has product MTAGPLCRKLRLRSEEETRLGTHSEVRADQEAFTSQAMDPPARKEKSKVKEPAFRVEKTKQKSAQQELKQRQRAEIYALNRVMTELEQQQFDEFCKQMQPPGE; this is encoded by the exons ATGACTGCTGGCCCATTGTGcagaaaactgagactcagaaGTGAGGAGGAGACTCGACTAGGAACGCACAGCGAG GTCAGAGCTGACCAAGAAGCATTCACAAGCCAAGCCATGGATCCACCTGCCCggaaagaaaaatccaaagtTAAAGAACCTGCCTTCAGAGTGGAGAAGACTAAGCAGAAATCTGCccagcaggagctgaagcaaagACAAAGAGCAGAG ATCTACGCTCTCAACAGAGTCATGACGGAGCTGGAGCAGCAGCAGTTTGATGAGTTCTGTAAGCAAATGCAGCCACCTGGAGAGTGA
- the Ermap gene encoding erythroid membrane-associated protein isoform X3, giving the protein MERPPSTSGSWLLGCLLTLAFLQLPAPVSGDADKYYHVPLGGTAELSCPLLLWPGMVLSEVRWQHLPHTQAVHVLRDGQDSDEDLMPEYKGRTKLVRDTHKGSYTLHISNVRLEDRGLYQCQFRVGNQSQEGNVTLQVAGSDPFIHVKSYDAGWIQLVCQSMGWFPKPWTEWRDTEGRVLQSLTEAHSLDETALFQTAVSSRVRDNAVGNVSCTVRNEVLGQEKTTIMVIGAPAPGSLSSPAVALSVVLPILGLLILLGIWLICKQKRSKEKLLYEQVMEVENLLEDHAKEKGRLHKALKKLRSELKLKRAAANAGWRRARLHFVVVTLDPDTAHPKLILSEDRRCVRLGDKKRPVPDNPQRFDFVVSVLGSESFTTGCHYWEVYVGEKTKWILGVCSESVSRKGKVTASPANGHWLVRQSRRNEYEALTSPQTSFRLKESPKCVGVFLDYEAGVISFYNVTDKSHIFTFTHSFSSPLRPFFEPCLHDEGRNTAPLIICTELQKSDESIVTKQEGKSQANGDVSLTVNPSLLSPQGSKLFPVNDTWPSNLGPALQGFKAPSL; this is encoded by the exons ATGGAGAGACCACCAAGTACCTCCGGCTCCTGGCTTCTCGGCTGCCTCCTCACTCTAGCCTTCCTCCAGCTGCCTGCTCCAGTGTCAG GGGATGCTGACAAGTACTACCACGTCCCACTCGGAGGCACAGCGGAGCTGTCCTGCCCCCTTTTGCTCTGGCCGGGCATGGTGCTCAGCGAGGTAAGGTGGCAACACCTGCCTCACACCCAGGCTGTCCACGTGCTCCGGGACGGGCAGGACAGTGATGAAGATCTGATGCCGGAATATAAGGGCAGGACGAAGCTGGTGAGAGATACTCACAAGGGAAGTTACACTCTGCACATCAGTAATGTTAGGCTCGAGGACCGAGGGCTGTATCAGTGCCAGTTCCGAGTCGGAAACCAGAGTCAAGAAGGCAACGTGACCCTGCAAGTGGCAG GTTCTGATCCCTTCATCCACGTGAAGAGCTATGATGCTGGGTGGATCCAGCTGGTGTGCCAGTCAATGGGATGGTTCCCAAAGCCCTGGACCGAGTGGAGAGACACTGAGGGTAGAGTGCTTCAGTCCCTAACGGAGGCCCACTCCCTGGATGAAACTGCACTATTCCAAACAGCAGTGTCCAGCAGAGTCAGGGACAACGCTGTGGGAAATGTGTCCTGCACTGTTCGTAATGAGGTCCTTGGCCAAGAGAAGACCACAATCATGGTTATTGGAG CCCCAGCTCCCGGAAGTCTGTCCTCTCCAGCCGTGGCTCTCTCTGTGGTCTTGCCTATCTTGGGGCTCCTCATCCTTCTTGGCATTTGGCTCATCTGTAAACAAAAAAGATCAAAAG aGAAGCTTCTCTATGAACAGGTGATGGAGGTAG AAAATCTTCTGGAAGACCATGCCAAAGAAAAAG GAAGACTCCACAAAGCCCTCA AGAAACTCCGGAGTGAACTAA AGTTGAAAAGAGCAGCAGCCAATGCAG GCTGGAGAAGAGCCCGACTGCATTTTG TGGTGGTGACCTTGGACCCTGACACAGCACATCCCAAACTCATCCTGTCTGAGGATCGGAGATGTGTGAGGCTGGGCGACAAAAAGCGGCCTGTTCCTGACAACCCTCAGAGGTTTGATTTTGTGGTCAGCGTCCTCGGCTCTGAGTCCTTCACAACTGGCTGTCACTACTGGGAAGTATACGTGGGTGAGAAGACCAAATGGATCCTTGGAGTGTGTAGCGAGTCTGTGAGCAGGAAAGGGAAGGTCACAGCCTCACCTGCCAACGGCCACTGGCTTGTGCGACAGAGCCGTAGGAATGAGTATGAAGCTCTCACGTCCCCGCAGACCTCCTTCCGTCTGAAGGAGTCCCCAAAGTGTGTGGGGGTTTTCTTGGACTATGAAGCAGGGGTCATCTCCTTCTACAATGTCACCGACAAGTCCCACATCTTCACCTTCACCCACAGCTTCTCGAGCCCCCTTCGCCCTTTCTTTGAACCTTGTCTTCATGATGAGGGGAGAAACACAGCACCTCTAATCATTTGTACTGAACTACAGAAGTCAGATGAATCGATTGTCAccaaacaagaaggaaaaagccAAGCTAATGGAGATGTGTCCCTGACGGTGAATCCATCCTTACTGTCTCCTCAGGGTTCTAAGCTTTTCCCAGTCAATGATACCTGGCCCTCTAACCTTGGCCCTGCCCTGCAGGGGTTCAAGGCTCCTTCTTTGTAG